The DNA region CGCCCTCGGCTTCCTCGGCCTGTTGTTCTTCATGATCGGCGACGGGGTGGAATCCGGGTTCATCACCCCCTTCATCGCCAGCCACGGCGGCGGCGCCAAGGCGGTGGCCGCCTATCTCATCACCGGCTACGGCGTCGCGGTCGCCGCCGCGTCCTGGCTCGCGGGCGCGCTTTCGCAAGTGTTCGGCCCCAAGAAGGTCATGTGGGCCGGCTTCGGGATCTGGCTGGTCTTCGACGTTGTTTTCCTCCTCGCGGCGATGGATCACAATTTTCCGCTCATGGCGCTCGGCTACTGCGTCCGGGGCTTCGGCTATCCGCTGTTCGCCTACGGGTTCCTGGTGTGGATCACCGCGGTCACCCCCAAACGCCGCCTCGGCACCGCGGTGGGCTGGTTCTATTTCGCGTTCACCGGCGGCTTCCCCACGTTGGGCTCGCTCGTCGCGAGCTTCGCGATTCCAGGTTTCGGCCAGGGCGACCAGGAGCGCGGCGAATTCGGCACATTGTGGCTGGCGGTCGGCATCCTCGCGGCCGGGGCCTTTCTGGCCCTGTTCGGCGTGCGCGACAAAAGGGGCGCGGAGCCCACTGCGGGGGCGGGCGGGCGCCCGTTCAAAAGCCTGCTGTCCAGCTTCACCGTCGCCTACCACCATCCCAAAGTCGCGCTGGGCGTGCTGGTGCGGATGATCAACACGACGCCGCAGTACGCGCTTCTGGTGCTGTTCCCGAGCGTCTACACCAATCTGCTCGGCAAAGGAGACCCGATTGCCGGAAGCCAGAAGTGGCTGCTGCTGGTCGCGGTCATTTTCGGCACGAACGTCGGTTTCAATCTGGTCTTCGGGGCGTTGTCCGACCGCATCGGGTGGCGCCCGACCATCGCGTGGTTCGGGGCTGTCGGCAGCGCGGCGACGTTCAGCCTGTTCTATTTCCTCACCCCGCTGGTTGGCCCGGACCGGTTCTGGCTGATCCTGGTCCTCGGCGGCGCGTACGGGGCCACTCTCGGCGGGTTTGTGCCGATTTCCGCCCTCGTCCCGCAGCTGGCCCCGGAGAACCGGGGCGGGGCGATCGCGATGCTCAACCTTGGGGCCGGGGCCTCCTACTTCGTCGGGCCGGGCATTGTGAGCCTCTTTCTCACGCTGCTGGGCTCCGGCAAGTTCGCCACGACCGTGATCGTGCTGACGTTGTCGGCGACGTACTGCGTCGCGGCTCCCCTCGCCTTTCTGCTCCGCGCCCCGGACGAAGAGGAGGCCGGGGCGTAGAGCCTGCGTGCGCGCGGGCCGTCGGGTCTGCTTCGGCCCGCCGGTTTTGACTGCTCACGCCGCAGAAATCGCTGTCATGTCACGGTCCGGGGAATCCTTGGCCGCATTTGCCCGCGCAGCTGGTGGCGCGGGGCTTCGCATTGTAGAAAAGAACCCAAGTGACCGGTGTGGTCAACATTGGCTCCTGGAGTGAGGTTCTTATGAGACGCGTCCCCGCGGCGATGATCGCCGGCTTGGTGTTTTTGGGCACAGCGAAGAGCTTCGCGCTCGCCGAACCGGTCAACCATCCGGTGAACGACGAGCAGCAGTCGGTCAGCACGGCCATCGCCCGTGCCCTGGCGCAGCGCGGCATGCCCTATGTGTACGGCGGCGGCAACGCGCAAGGGCCCACCGGCAATCCGAACGGCACGGGCGTCGTCGGCTTCGACGCCTCCGGCCTCATGGTGTACGCGTTCGCGGGCGCCGGGGTGAAACTGCCGCGCACCTCGACCGACCAGTACAACAAAGCAGGCCGTTCGGTCTGGCCGCAGCAGGCCCAACCGGGGGACTTGATCTTCTACGGCCCGAACGGGACCGAAAGCGTCGCCATGTACCTCGGCAACGGACAGATGTTGGAGGCCACCAATCCGGTTGTGACCATCTCGCCGGTGCGCTCGGAAGGCATGGCGCCGTACATGATCCGGGTGATCGGCTGAGGCCGGCCAGAACTGCCCGGACGGGGCCCAGCGCGCCCCATGCGCAAGGCCCCGAACGGCTCAGAGCCGTTCGACGACCCAGTCGATGGCTTTGGTCAGCGCGGTGACGTCCTCCGGGTCCACGGCCGGGAACACGCCCAAACGCAACTGGTTGCGCCCGAGCTTGCGGTACGGCTCGGTGTCCACGATGCCGTTCTCGCGCAGCGTCTTCGCGACCTTCGCCGCGTCCACCTCCTCGTGGAAGTCGATAGTCGCGACCACGGGGGAGCGCAACGCCGGGTCGGTGACGAACGGCGTGGCGAACTCGCTCTGCTCGGCCCAGTCGTACAGGCGCGACGAGGAGTCCTTGGTGCGCGCGGTGGACCAGGCGAGCCCGCCTTGGCCGTTGATCCATTCGATCTGCTCGGCGAGCAGCACCAGCGTCGCGACGGCAGGAGTGTTGTACGTCTGGTCCTTCGTGCTGTTCTCCAGCGCGGTCGGCAAGGAAATCGACTCGGGGGCCCAACGCCCGGAGAGCTCGTTCACCCGCTCTATGGCGGCGGGGGAGAGCAGCGCCAGCCAGAGGCCGCCGTCGGAGGCGAAGCCTTTCTGCGGGGAGAAGTAATACACGTCGGTCTGCGTCACATCGAGCGGCACGCCGGCGGCGGCGGAGGTGCCGTCGATGACGACAAGCTCGTCTTTGGCCCAGCTCGGGCGCGCGACCGGCACCGTCACCCCGGTGGAGGTCTCGTTGTGCGCCCAGGCCAGCACGTCCACCGGTTCGGCGGGGGCGCTGTCGGGCACGGCAGGAGCCGAACCAGGGTCGGATTGCACGACCACCGGTTCTTTGCGGTCGGGGTGCTTGGCGACGACGCTCGCGAACTTCGCGCTGAACTCGCCGAAAGAAAGGTGCAGGGACCGCTCGCGGATCAGCCCGAACGCGGCCGCGTCCCAAAAGAACGTCGCGCCGCCGTTGCCGAGCAGCACCTCGTAGCCGTCCGGCAGGGAATAGAGCTCTTTGAGCCCCGCGCGGACCCGTTTGACCACGTTCTTGACCGGCGCTTGGCGGTGGCTCGTGCCGAGCACGGTCGCGGCGCTCGCCGCGATGGCCTGGATTTGCTCGGGGCGGACCTTCGAGGGGCCGGAGCCGAAACGTCCGTCTTTGGGTTTGAGGCCGGAGGGAATCTCAAGAGCAGTCACGGCGATCAGCCTACCTCGCCTAAGCTGAAGCAATGACCGTCGATCCAACGGCAGGCCCGCCGCCTTTGCCCGACCTTCGCGAGGAATACACGGATGTGTCCCCGGATTTGGACGTCGCGGACGTCCAGGCCGGCTGGCCCGAGCTGCTGCAGAACTGGCTCGCCCAGGCTTGGGAGTCGGGGTTGCCGGACGCGAACGCCCTGGTGCTCGCCACGGTCGACGACGCGGGCCGCCCGCACAGCCGTTCCGTCTTGTGCAAAGGAATCTCCGCGGACGGAATCGACTTCTACACCCATTACGCCTCCGCGAAGGGGCGGCAGTTGGCCGCCTGCCCGCACGCATCGGCCACGTTTCCCTGGTACGGGCTTTCCCGGCAGGTGCATCTGCGCGGCGAAGTCCGCAAGCTGGACCACGATTGCTCCATCGGCTACTGGTCGAACCGCCCAAGGGGCAGCCAGCTCGGGGCCTGGGCCTCCGAGCAGTCGCGGCCCATTGCGTCCAGGGAGGCGCTTGTGGCGCAGTTGCGCGCGGCGGCCGAGCGGTTCCCCGAGGGCGAGCCGGTGCCGTTGCCCCCGGGTTGGGGCGGCTATCGGCTCGTGCCTTTCGAAGTGGAGTTTTGGCAGGGTCGCGCGAACCGCCTGCACAATCGCGTGTTGTTGGCCTTGGCCGACGGGCAGTGGCGGGCGACGCGCCTGCAACCGTAGGGCGGCCCGCCCTAGTCCGCCCGTGCGACGAGCTCGTTCGCGATGGCTGCGACTTTGTTCGCGAGCGCGGCTGCCTGTTCGGCCGAATTGGGGTCGATGAACGCGCAGACCGAAGCCTCCACCACGGCGGTCTCGTCGAGCCGGGCGTTGAGCGAGCACCGCCATCGTGGTTTGTTGTCCAAGAGGCTGTGCCAGCTCGCTCCGGCCGCGGTGATCTGATCCACCGCGTTGCGCCAGGTCAGGTCCCCGCTTGAGCGATGCTCGACGGAAGTTTTCGACCCGCAGGAGCGCAGCCCTTTGACGAGGGCGGCGAACACGTCGGAGGCTGCTTTCGCAGTGGGGAACACTCCGACGATCTGGCCTGCCACGGTGCGGTACGCGCTGCCTTCCCCGTCGGCGTAGCCCGCCCCCGCGTACCTGCTCCACGACGCGCCGTAGACCAGCGTGGTGGTGGCGTTGCTCATGGTCCGGCACTCAACGGGGGTGGTCTGGCTCGGGCCGTTCGGCGACGTGAGCTCCCACAGGTCGGCGGACAGGTCGGCGCCGACGATGTCGCTCAACTCGTCCGAAGAGAGCAAAGGGCTCTCCGGAGCGGCGGCGGCGGGAGTCGCGGAGCAGAGCATCGCCGCCGCTGTGAAAAAGGAAGCAAACAGCGGAATTCGCATAGGTCCGCCAGTGTAGTCCCATACGCAACAGAAGCACACTCTGGCCCCCGCGATTTTGGTGACCTGCACCATATCTTTGACCGGCGTTCTGGGTCCGCCGCGGCCAGCGCGGCGTGATGGCCGCGGCGGCGCCGAGTTCAGGACAGGGCGAAACGCGCGTGCTCGCCGGGGCGCAGTTGCGCGACCAGGCCCACGGCGGGCTCGTCCAGCACGCCCACCACCGGATAGCCGCCAGTGGTGGGATGGTCGGCGAGAAAGCAGATCAGCTCGCCGGACGGCGTCGCCTGCACCGAGCCATGGGCGACAGGTTCGCTGCGCTGCGGCTCGAAACGCCAACGGGGGCCGGCGCCGGAGCTGCGCAGCCGCACGCCGACCCGGTCGCTCTGCTCCTGCGCCACCCATGTTTGGGCGGCGAGGTCCAAGCCCGCCACCCGGTCCGCTCTCGGCCCCAGCCGCCCGCGCAGCACGGCGGGCCCGCCGCCGGGCCGAGGACCGAGCGAGAGGAAGTCCCACGGCGGGGCCTGCGGCGCGGGCTCTGCGACCGCGATCCGGCCGCCCGGGCGGATCGGCGCCGGGCCGAGCCCCGTGAGCGTGCATGTCGAGCGTGAGCCGAGGGAGCGCGGCGCCTCGAACCCGCCTCGTGCTCCGATGTAGACGCGGGCTCCGACGGGGGCCATGCCGAGTTCCAAGGTTTCGCCTGTGCGCAACTCGAATCGGGCCAGGCGCTCGACGGGCGCGCCGTCCACCGTCCCCGGCGCGGGGGCTCCTGCGAGCAGAAGCTCCAATGTCGCCTCGGCCCGCAACGAGAACCCGCCGAACAAGCACTCGATCGCGGCGGCTGCGGGATCGTTGCCGAGGAGCTGGTTCACGGTGGCCAAGGCTCCCCGGTCGGCCGCTCCTGAGCGCGGCACCCCGAGATGCGCCAAGCCGGGTCGGCCGAGGTCTTGGAACAACGCCAATGGCCCGGTCGCCAGGACCAAGGCGCTGCGCTCCGTTGTCATGTGACCGCCTCGAACACCACCGTCGAGCCAGGTGCGAGCAACGCGGGCGGGTCGCGCCTCGGGTCCCACATCGGCGCGTCCGTGGCGCCGATCAGCCGCCATCCGCCCGGCGTCGCCATGGGGTACACGGCGCAATACGCGGCGCCGAGGGCCACCGCGCCCGCGGGGACGCGCGCTCGCGGCGACTCCCGGCGCGGGACGGCGAGCCCGGCCTCGGGGTTGGCGAGGTACGCGAAGCCGGGGCTGAAGCCGAGGAACTGCGTCGTCCACGCCGACCCGGTGTGCGCGTCCACGACTTCGCGGACCGACATGCCGGTCAGTTCGGCCACCTCGGCGAGGTCTGGTCCGTCATAACGGACTTTGACCACGACGACCGGGCCCGGCGGTTCGGCCGTCACATGGATCTCTGTCGCGTGGACCTCTTCAACGAGGCCCGTGTCACGAATATCGCTGTCCGCGACCACCAGCAGCGTCCGGTCGCCGGGGACCGCCTCCACGAACCTGCGATCCGCACGCAACCGTTTGTACAGCGCAAAGACCTGTTCTTGGCCCTCGCATTCGATCAACAGCGCGTTCGTGCCCGCCTGCATCACCCGCATCGCGCGCGGCCTGTTCGGCTCGTGTCCACCAAAATCAAGCTACCCTCGAGTAGAACAGTTGGCACGGGCCGGTTAGTTTGGTACACACCAAAGGCCGAACGAGTGGTCCGGCCCAGGACGGTGAAGGAGCCCCCGTGTCCGTAGCCCAGCCCGCAGAGCGTACCGACCAGAACGCGGTCGGCGCTGCGACATTGCGTTACCCAGGCGGTGAGAAAGAGCTGACTGTGACCCCGGCGGTGGAGGGGAACGCTGGCGTCCAGCTCGGCGACCTTTTGGCCTCCACCGGTTACGTCACTTACGACGAAGGCTTCATGAACACCGCCTCGACGAAGTCGGCGATCACCTACATCGACGGCGAGCACGGCATCCTCCGCTACCGGGGCTACCCGATCGACCAGCTGGCGCAGAAGTCCACCTTCCTCGAAGTCTCCTACCTGCTCATCTACGGGGAGCTGCCGACGGCTGCGCAGCTGGAGGAGTTCGCCCACAAGATCTCGCGGCACACGATGCTGCACGAGGACCTCAAACGCTTCTTCGACGGCTTCCCGCGCGACGCGCACCCGATGCCGGTGCTCTCCTCCGCGGTGAACGCGCTCTCGGCCTACTACCCGGACTCGGTCGACCCCTCCGACCCCGCCCAGGTGGAGCAGTCCACGCTCCGTCTGCTCGCCAAGCTGCCCACTATCGCGGCCTACGCGTACAAGAAATCGGTCGGCCAGCCTTTCCTGTACCCGGACAACTCGCTCAACCTGGTCGAGAACTTCCTGCGGATGACCTTCGGCTTCCCCGCCGAGCCGTACGACATCGACCCGAACGTGGTCAAAGCGCTCGACATGCTCTTCATCCTGCACGCGGACCACGAGCAGAACTGCTCCACCTCCACGGTGCGCCTGGTCGGGTCCTCGAACGCGAACCTGTTCACCTCGGTCTCCGGCGGGATCAACGCGCTGTGGGGGCCGCTGCACGGCGGCGCCAACCAGGCGGTCTTGGAAATGCTCGACCAGATCAAGGCCTCCGGCGAGAGCGCGTCGGACTTCCTGGCCAAAGTGAAAGACAAAAAGACCCGGATCAAGCTCATGGGCTTCGGTCACCGCGTGTACCGCAACTACGACCCGCGCGCGGCCATCGTCAAGCAGACCGCCGACCAGATCTTGAACCAGCTCAAAGTCACTGACGAGTTGTTGGACATCGCCAAAGAGCTCGAACAGGCGGCGCTCACCGACGAGTACTTCGTCTCGCGCAAGCTGTACCCGAACGTCGACTTCTACACCGGGCTCATCTACCGCGCGATGGGCTTCCCTGACCGCATGTTCACTGTGCTGTTCGCGCTGGGCCGGCTGCCCGGCTGGATCGCGCACTGGCGGGAGATGCACGACTCGGGGCCGCTCAAGATCGGCCGTCCCCGCCAGATCTACACCGGCCAGCCCGAACGACCGTACGTTTCGCTCACCGACCGGGTGTGACGCGCTGGCTCGGGCGCTTCGTGAGGCGGCTCGCCGCCGCAGTCCTCGTCCTGACCGCCGGCCTCGCTGTCGCGGCTTTCGCGCTCGACACGCAGCTGCGGCGCTCGGACGTGTTGGACGACTATCCGGGCAGGCCCGAAACGGCCAGCGGCACGAACTGGCTCCTCGTCGGATCTGACTCGCGGATCGCGCTCTCCGAGCGGCAACAGGAGCAGCTGGCGACCGGCGGGGACGTCGGCCCAGCCCATTCGGACACGGTCCTGCTGATCCATGTCCCCGACTCGGGGCCCGCCACCGTCGTGAGCCTGCCGAGGGATTCGTCGGTGCAGATCCCCGGCGAGTCCGGGCGCAACAAACTGAACACAGCGTATGCCCGGGGCGGGGGGCGTTTGCTCGCCCAGACCGTGGAATTGGCCACCGGGGTCCGGCTCGACCATTACGCCGAGATCGGCTTCGGCGGCCTCGCCGATTTGGTGCAAGCCGTTGGCGGCGTGGACGTCTGCCTCGACGAGCCGATCAACGACCCGCTCGCCGGGATCGATCTGCCGCAGGGCTGCCAGCGCCTGGACGGAGCCCAGGCCCTTGGCGTGTCTCGGTCCAGGGCCACCCCCAGGGCGGACCTGGACCGGATGCTCCACCAACGCGCGCTCATCGGCTCGCTCATGGCCAAACTCGGCTCGCCCTGGACATTGGCCGATCCGTCCCGGATCAGCGCCCTGTGGCACGCGGCCACCGAAGACGTGGTGTTCGACGACAGCGTGCATGTCTGGCAGCTCGGCGAACTCGCGAAGGCGCTGAACGGCCCGGTCGACGCCACTGCGGTGCCCATCAGCGGGTTCGCGAACACGGACGTCGGCAATGTCGTCCTCTGGGACAAGGACCAGGCGAAAGCCCTGTTCCAATCGTTACGGTGACGGGGTGAGCGGGCCGCCCATGATGTTGTCGGCAATGCCCCGAAGAATGCTCGACCCGTCTTCCTCGCGCAGCTTGTCGTACCATGCCTGCGTCACCGCCGGGTCCATGGCGTGCGTCACGTCGGAGCGCTTGCGGGCGCGCAACACGAGTTCGCCGGCCCGCTCCGTCCTGGCTGCTTGGTACGCCAATAACGCGGCATGCGGATCGTTCGGATGGTCTTGGAACGCGAACTGCAACGCCACCGCGTCCTCCATCGCGCTGCAACCGCCCTGCCCGATGTCCGGCGTGGTGTTGTGCGCCGCGTCCCCGAGCAGCGCCACGCGCCCTCGCACCCAGGTGTCGAACGGGTCCACGTCGAAGATCTCCACCCGGTTCACCGCGGCGGGGTCGATGGCTTCGATCAGCGCGCGCACGCCGCCCGTCCAATGGGCGAACTTCGCCGCGAGGATTTCTTTCGCCGTGCCCGGCTCGAACACCAGCCCCTCCGGCTCTGGCGTGTCGAAGAAAAAGTAGAAGCGGTTCCCCGCGACCGGCATCACTGAAACCCGTTTGCCCTCGCCGACGTAGGTGGTCCATTCGGTCGCCGGGCCCACCGCCTCGTCCACCGCCACGAGGCCGTTGAAGTTGACATATCCCGCGTACCGCCGCTGCGTCGAGCGGCCGAGAACATAGTCGCGGCCCACGGATTTCGCGCCGTCGGCGCAGATGACAATGTCGCCGCTGGCGCTCGACCCGTCGGCGAACCGCACGCTCGCCGCGTCCGCCCCGTCGGCCACGGCGGTCATTTTCTTGCCGAACTGGATCTCGTCCACGCCGAACTTCTCCATGAGCATCAGTTGCAGTTCCGCGCGGGCGATCGGGTAGGGCCGCTGCCCGACGGCTTCGATCAGCGGCAGCATGCTGAACCGGCACATCACCTCGCCGCTCAGCCCGTTGATGTACGACATGCTGTTCATAGTTCCGCCGAGCTTCGCGGTTTGTGCCTCCAAACCAAGATGGTTGAGGCACTTCACCCCGTTCGACCAGACCGATATCGCTGCTCCGACCGGCTTGTTCTCCCGCACTTGCTCGTAGATCTCGACGTCGAATCCGATGTGCCGCAACGCCAGGGCCGCGCTTGTGCCGCCCATCCCAGCGCCAATGATGACTGCCTTCACCATCTCACAGTACCGTTGATCGGGTGCCCGTGCAGATCAGCGCCGAGAGCTTCGAGCGGCTCGTGGGCGAAGCCCTCGACCTCATCCCCCCCAAGCTCGCCAGGGCGGTGGACAACGTCGTGGTGCTGATCGCGGACCGCAATCCTGAAGAGCCGGATCTGCTCGGGCTCTACGAGGGCGTTCCGCTCGGCGAACGCGGCTCCGACTACGGCGGGTCGCTGCCCGACGTCATCCACATCTACCGGGACGCGATTTTGGAGATCTGCGACAGCGAGGACGATGTGGTGGACGAGGTCGCGATCACTGTCGTCCACGAGGTCGCGCACTACTTCGGCGTCGATGACGAGAAGCTTCACGAGTTGGGCTGGGGCTGACCGCCGAATTCTTGGAGGACTGTGTCGCAGACCGGCCCCAGGGCTGTGCTGTGACCAGTGTTACCAGGCTGAGCGGGCGAAGCGGGAACACGACTCGTCAATACGGCGTTAACATAGGCGTAACGACATGTTTCCGAGGGAGGCATGCGAGGGAGTGAGAAAGGCCAGCCTGTCCAAAAAATGAATGACACAATGAGAAGCCGAAACACGTGCAGGAACCTCGCCGTGAGCCTGGTGGCCGTGTGCGCCGCTGCGTTCGGCTCGGCAGCCGGCGCCGCCGCGTCGAACGCGCCCACTCCGCCCAAACCGAAAGCCAGCGACACGCTCGACCGCCCAGGAGCCGGAACCCATTTCCCCCGGGGCGGTTTCAGGTTCGACAACAGCGGCCACCCGGTCACCGGACAGGGGCCGAACAAGGGGACCAAATCACTCGAAGACACTCTGGAAGCCGCTGGAGCCCCGCGCCGCTGAGCGTTCGGACGGGGCGCGTTGGGCCTTGTCGCCGGGGGCGTCCGGGGCTCAGCGGCCTCGGAATTCGACAGGAGGGCCGGACACTTCGCCGAACCGCGACCGCGCCTCGGCGGGAAGGGGCACGGGCCTCCCGCCTTCGCCGATGACCACAATTGTCGTGGTCCCAACGGCCGTGACCTGACCGTTGTGGTCCTCCAACGCATAGGACAGGTCGAAGCTCGATCCGCCTATGCGGCTCGTCCAGACGTGGACGCGCACATCTGCTCCGGTGTACTCCAGCACAGCGCGGTATTCCACTTCCTGCCGCGCGACCAGCGCGCTCACGCCTTCTAAGCGGAGCTGTCCGGAGATAAGGCGGACGCGGGCCTCTTCGAAGACGCGGAGCACGGCGACATTGTTGACATGCCCGAGCGCGTCCATGTCGCCGAATCGAAGCTGGATCTGCACGCAAGCGGCTTGCTGGGGGTGGCTGGCGGGAGAAGCGGTCACGGGCGGGAAGCATACCGCTCGGCGCGGACCGGTCAGTCCTCGTACTCGCTTTGGAGGCCGATGATGTCGATGGTGGTGGCCAGGGAGTCGTAGGCTCCGGTGAGCAGCAGGATCTCGATGATCTCAGCTTCGTCGAAGTGCCGGGCGAGTTCGGCGAAGTCCTCGTCGCCGAGCGATTTCTGCCGCACAAAACCGTCAACAGCGGTGAGCAGTGCTTTTTCTTTCGGGCTCCACCCTGCGGCGCCGGGGCCTTCGGCGACGCGTTCGTGCTCGGCCGCGGTGATTTTTGCGCGGGCGCTCAGCCGGACGTGGTGGTTCCATTCGTAGGCCGAGCCTCGCAGGTGCGCCACCCGCAGGATCACGAGTTCCACGTTGCGGAGTTTGATCTTCGACAGCCCCTGGAAGTACCCGGTGTACCCGACGAAAAAAGGGAAGAGGCGCTTGTTGCGGCCGAGGGCTTGCATGATCCGCAGATGCCTGACGCCGAGACGGCGCGCGCCTGCTTTGTCGATGGCCCATGCGAGCGGGCCGATCTGCCGAAAACCGCCGAGCGCGACGCGGGTCTGCGCGGCCATGCTCACGCGCCGGGCAGCAATGCTTCGATCGCGGCGGTCAGCTCTGGGGCCTGCGGCGCGGTCGTCGGGCGGAATCGGGCCGAGACGGAGCCGTCCGGCGCGATCAGGAACTTCTCGAAGTTCCACTGCACAGCGCCCGCGTGGCCCTCGGCGTCGGCTTTCTGCACGAGTTCGCGATACAGCGGGTGTTGCCCTTCGCCGTTGACCTCGGCTTTTTCGAGCAAGGGGAATGTCACGCCATAGGTGGTGGAGCAGAACGTCTGGATTTCCTCGGCCGAACCGGGCTCTTGTCCGCCGAACTGGTTGCAGGGCACGCCGACGACGGTCAGCCCTTTGGGGCCGTAGTTTTCCGCCAGCTCTTCGAGGGCTTTGTACTGTGGGGTCAGCCCGCATTTGGAGGCGACATTGACGACGAGGACCGGGCCGGACGGCTGCGCCAACTCGCGCAGCGTGGTCGATTGGCCGTGCAGTGTCGTGACGGGCGTGTCGAGGAGAGTGCTCATTTTTCCAGCCTACGCTTGGCTCGCGGCGTGCTGTACAGTCCGGATGGTCGCCGTGGCGCGCTGATCGTCGGGCGGCTCCGCCGCCGGAGTGCTCTGCGCCAGGATTGAGGAGACACGCCACATGAACATTGCTCGCCGCCGCCCTGTTGCGCGCGCCTGGTCCGCCGGGGTGCTGCCCGGTGTTGTTCTCGCGTTGACCGGTGCGTGCGGCGCTGCCGCGGCGGTGGCGGACGTGCGGGATGTGTGCGACGAAGGGCAGCGCGGCGTGGTCGACGTCAAGAACAGCATGCAGTCGTTCGTCGAGGCGCTCGGCGAGTACGCCAACGCCACTGACGAGGGCAAGGCCGAACGGGCGGCGGTCGGCAAGTTCGCTTGGCTGGCGGAAAACTCGTTGCGGGTCGCTGCCAGCCGCCTTGATTCGGTGAGCAGCTTCAGCCAGCCCGGCCCGATCACCGAGAAGAGCGAGGAGCTCGTCCACCAGATGCGTTTGTTGTTCGACGCGCTCGGCACGAACGACTACGCCTTTGTGGACCCGGTGATCGACGGGTACAACGACGCGGCGGTGGGGTTCATGGCGGCGTGCACGGGCGATCCTGTCGGCGGCGACGAGGCCTGAGGGCTCAGCCGCCCGCGTCACCCCTGGTTCGCTCGTCAGCACTGGCGCTTGCGGGGGCGCTGTGCCAGCGTGCGGCGACGTCTGGGTGGGCGCGCACGCGTGATTTCCAGGCGTTGTGCCCGTAGGTGAGGAAGATCGGGTTGTCTGGTTCTGGTTCCACCGGCCGCACGCGCCGGGCGAGTTCGGGGGGCAGGTCGAGCGTGGGGAGCGACGAGCCGAGCGCCGGGTTGTAGAAGAACGGGATCGACAGGCGCTCTTCGCCCTCGGGCGGGGTGCGGACTCTGTGCCGGGTGGCGCGCAGGTAGCCGCAGGTCGCGACTTCCAGCAACTCGCCGATGTTCACGATCAGCGCGTCGTGGACGGTCGGCGCGTCGGTCCACCCTTGGCCCGGCACGTCGACTTGCAATCCCGTTGAGCCTGGCGCGCCCGCGAGGAGGGTGAGCACGCCGGAGTCCTTGTGCGCGCCGA from Segniliparus rotundus DSM 44985 includes:
- the serC gene encoding phosphoserine transaminase, which translates into the protein MTALEIPSGLKPKDGRFGSGPSKVRPEQIQAIAASAATVLGTSHRQAPVKNVVKRVRAGLKELYSLPDGYEVLLGNGGATFFWDAAAFGLIRERSLHLSFGEFSAKFASVVAKHPDRKEPVVVQSDPGSAPAVPDSAPAEPVDVLAWAHNETSTGVTVPVARPSWAKDELVVIDGTSAAAGVPLDVTQTDVYYFSPQKGFASDGGLWLALLSPAAIERVNELSGRWAPESISLPTALENSTKDQTYNTPAVATLVLLAEQIEWINGQGGLAWSTARTKDSSSRLYDWAEQSEFATPFVTDPALRSPVVATIDFHEEVDAAKVAKTLRENGIVDTEPYRKLGRNQLRLGVFPAVDPEDVTALTKAIDWVVERL
- a CDS encoding citrate synthase, which produces MSVAQPAERTDQNAVGAATLRYPGGEKELTVTPAVEGNAGVQLGDLLASTGYVTYDEGFMNTASTKSAITYIDGEHGILRYRGYPIDQLAQKSTFLEVSYLLIYGELPTAAQLEEFAHKISRHTMLHEDLKRFFDGFPRDAHPMPVLSSAVNALSAYYPDSVDPSDPAQVEQSTLRLLAKLPTIAAYAYKKSVGQPFLYPDNSLNLVENFLRMTFGFPAEPYDIDPNVVKALDMLFILHADHEQNCSTSTVRLVGSSNANLFTSVSGGINALWGPLHGGANQAVLEMLDQIKASGESASDFLAKVKDKKTRIKLMGFGHRVYRNYDPRAAIVKQTADQILNQLKVTDELLDIAKELEQAALTDEYFVSRKLYPNVDFYTGLIYRAMGFPDRMFTVLFALGRLPGWIAHWREMHDSGPLKIGRPRQIYTGQPERPYVSLTDRV
- a CDS encoding sensor domain-containing protein, which translates into the protein MRIPLFASFFTAAAMLCSATPAAAAPESPLLSSDELSDIVGADLSADLWELTSPNGPSQTTPVECRTMSNATTTLVYGASWSRYAGAGYADGEGSAYRTVAGQIVGVFPTAKAASDVFAALVKGLRSCGSKTSVEHRSSGDLTWRNAVDQITAAGASWHSLLDNKPRWRCSLNARLDETAVVEASVCAFIDPNSAEQAAALANKVAAIANELVARAD
- a CDS encoding biotin-dependent carboxyltransferase family protein — its product is MTTERSALVLATGPLALFQDLGRPGLAHLGVPRSGAADRGALATVNQLLGNDPAAAAIECLFGGFSLRAEATLELLLAGAPAPGTVDGAPVERLARFELRTGETLELGMAPVGARVYIGARGGFEAPRSLGSRSTCTLTGLGPAPIRPGGRIAVAEPAPQAPPWDFLSLGPRPGGGPAVLRGRLGPRADRVAGLDLAAQTWVAQEQSDRVGVRLRSSGAGPRWRFEPQRSEPVAHGSVQATPSGELICFLADHPTTGGYPVVGVLDEPAVGLVAQLRPGEHARFALS
- a CDS encoding 5-oxoprolinase subunit B family protein; this translates as MRVMQAGTNALLIECEGQEQVFALYKRLRADRRFVEAVPGDRTLLVVADSDIRDTGLVEEVHATEIHVTAEPPGPVVVVKVRYDGPDLAEVAELTGMSVREVVDAHTGSAWTTQFLGFSPGFAYLANPEAGLAVPRRESPRARVPAGAVALGAAYCAVYPMATPGGWRLIGATDAPMWDPRRDPPALLAPGSTVVFEAVT
- the ripD gene encoding NlpC/P60 family peptidoglycan-binding protein RipD, coding for MRRVPAAMIAGLVFLGTAKSFALAEPVNHPVNDEQQSVSTAIARALAQRGMPYVYGGGNAQGPTGNPNGTGVVGFDASGLMVYAFAGAGVKLPRTSTDQYNKAGRSVWPQQAQPGDLIFYGPNGTESVAMYLGNGQMLEATNPVVTISPVRSEGMAPYMIRVIG
- the pdxH gene encoding pyridoxamine 5'-phosphate oxidase, whose protein sequence is MTVDPTAGPPPLPDLREEYTDVSPDLDVADVQAGWPELLQNWLAQAWESGLPDANALVLATVDDAGRPHSRSVLCKGISADGIDFYTHYASAKGRQLAACPHASATFPWYGLSRQVHLRGEVRKLDHDCSIGYWSNRPRGSQLGAWASEQSRPIASREALVAQLRAAAERFPEGEPVPLPPGWGGYRLVPFEVEFWQGRANRLHNRVLLALADGQWRATRLQP
- a CDS encoding MFS transporter — protein: MPSPTAEKVQTIEKAQTPSAGGTPFGFGEDEALGARTKMGIAAARASSKAGIPPTLALGFLGLLFFMIGDGVESGFITPFIASHGGGAKAVAAYLITGYGVAVAAASWLAGALSQVFGPKKVMWAGFGIWLVFDVVFLLAAMDHNFPLMALGYCVRGFGYPLFAYGFLVWITAVTPKRRLGTAVGWFYFAFTGGFPTLGSLVASFAIPGFGQGDQERGEFGTLWLAVGILAAGAFLALFGVRDKRGAEPTAGAGGRPFKSLLSSFTVAYHHPKVALGVLVRMINTTPQYALLVLFPSVYTNLLGKGDPIAGSQKWLLLVAVIFGTNVGFNLVFGALSDRIGWRPTIAWFGAVGSAATFSLFYFLTPLVGPDRFWLILVLGGAYGATLGGFVPISALVPQLAPENRGGAIAMLNLGAGASYFVGPGIVSLFLTLLGSGKFATTVIVLTLSATYCVAAPLAFLLRAPDEEEAGA